AGAGCAGACCCTACTTTATTGCTATGAGCTTTCTTAATATCAATGTGGATCCTTCGAAGCAGTTGCTTCAGTTGTGCATAAAAGCCATTTAACTTTGACATGCTTTCTGTAATGAGGTATCCCGACATTGGTAAGATGCCATTGTGTATCCCATCCAAAACGAGTTGCAGTTCCTCTTGTAGCCATTGAAACTCTTTCCTGTACATCTTGTGGTCCATTTGCAAGCTCAATGCCTGGTCGTAGAGGTCCACTGCCTGGTACATCAAATACAACGACACCAGACACATTCCTTGATTTTCTTTTGCAATGTCGTAACCACTTTTCCATAGATTTGGGACATTACGAATGACATCTTTCACCTCACTTGGAATCAAGCTTTGAATGGATTTCCAGTCTGTAGTTTTATATAACCGGTACAGGTCTTTAAGACAGCTGATTATGTTCGACACGAGCTTCAAATCGATGGTTAAGTTTTGTGGCACTCCGTACTTCTTTGCATAGCTAGCCACCTCTGTGCATCCTTTTGGAACAGCGATGCCATGAGAAAGAGAAACAAGATAGAAGCAGAAACATAAGGCTGCGACAAAGGGAACTGAACGCGGAAGTACTTTGGATCTGCTGGAAACATTTCGGCGAATAAGTGCGTTGTGAATTACCGTGGAAGACTTTGCCTTTTTTCCCTCACATCGACCGAAATGGAGCCCAGAGTCTCATGGTTGTCGTGTGTACTGGAATTCAAACGGAATCACAAACCGTCAAGACAAACTTCCGTGTCGATGAATGAACTGAGGTCTGCTGATCTGATACTTTGTTTTGTCACGCAAGCTTACAATTTTCACACCCAAACATTCGTCACCTCTGTGTCTCAAAAAATCATGGCAAAACTTCGTTATTTTTGTCCATTATCACTGTTTTTCACGAAGACTCAAGTTCGTGTCGCACATTTCTTTCTAGCGACTTGCAGCTTTTGTGGCCCTCTGGCGATCCCAGAATCCTTTGCACATAACGTAGGTCATCGCTCATTGCCGCCTTCGTTTGGGAAAGCGAAAGTTACAAGGAAATTCGTACACCGTGCTTATTACAAATTGGACGCTTACGGCATTTTACTTAATGGAGGAGCAATGAAATTCAATCACTTTGAACTGAAGAACATCGGTtttgatgcaaagaaattccccATGCTGTGTTAGTTACTTTTTGGTGTCTTTTTATTTAATTTGACGCAATTCCTTGAATAAGAGGCCACATTGTGACCGTGAcgcttatttgcttttttgtccCAAATGTGGCGGTTATTATACGGTATGGTTGTTTTGGAGTCACTTTGGAAGATGCACGTTCTTCGAAAGTTCGCTAATAGCCGCTACTTGCCGGCTAACTGTGGCGGATGCGAAAATTCCTGTGGAGCATGTCCAAACACGCTTTAAGGTTCGGAAAGTCATCAGGCGGGTACTAAACAGCTCACCGATTATAGATCTGCTTGGTCTTCTCAGGGTGTATGTGGCACAATCCGGGAAAATTATTTCGTTTGTCCATCATAACCAGATGTCATTCACTAAGTTTTTGTGATAtgaagaaacagaaagaggTGCAACACGGTTTGAAATTTAAACGTGATTTGCAAACCTCTGGCTGAAATATGAAACTATTAAGTTTAATCCTCTTACTGTTCCGGGGGAAAATGGTTAATAATCCACTGGATTACTCAAATcgtataattttcttaatttctttttattcgatctacaaaggaaaatattacataatttcagCTTCTAtgaactacaataaaatacgGACTACGGCGCTTAATTTCAACAGATTTCACATCATCGATCACTTACTTCTGTGTCGATATCCAGTAGATTAAACAGTCCTCAAACTTCGGTACCACAGGTTagcagaaatataaaaacagGTCGGTGAACAAACAGGTTAGCATAGGTCCATTGGCAAAACGTCCCAGAAAAAGTGAACTTTTTTCATGTTATCCGGtcttattaatgttactaatcttaaggtaatcaaatgtcaatcaagaaatcaattaacagaatcaaataatctatttactgggttgccagtatggcaaacccattcggaatctgtgtttaatttcgtgggtttttttgttattactgggttgccaaacccagtcggaatctcggtctCATTTCGTgggctttttgttgttttttgcatttttttccgtgtcgggaaaagtcttgcctgtcactcccctgctaagtggtgtctgtgtatagagtcttctgtgcgtattttgttaggtttcaaggggctggggtaatgcgtagcttgctctgcacaattaacctgtaatggcgtcgaaagtcattgtaacgcgaatggcgttttagtacatctttaaagaaaatatactcatatggagctcaagaatggaacgtcaaaacaggtggtgaaacataaagatctggaatcttaaaagcgacgagtaatggacttcgacagcgtgaatcttttgcccgtcgagccgaaatcaaaatgagctgtacttctaatatttcgccaaggtggtgttacgtacaacactgaaatcaaatggaaatttctctggtaacttacgggttcaacaaagacagagaaggaatcgaacaccacaagtagatctgtgatctctgttgtgtgtctcacagtgtttactgaagtcgcatctatttaaagtttacctgtttgtctggcaagtaacattcattttgtactcaactcttcAAAGGTtaacacaaaagcgaaggagTAGATTTCAGATagcgagagacttgaaacagcctcaCGTCTAACAGAATTAGataaaaatcggaatttataacGTGCAGTGGAGCAACTAAATGATGGGTTCTACGTTGGGGCTTCAGCGTGACTCGtttaatttcgtttgctgattcaaagcccaTGTTCCAcgatattcttggttttcatgtgacgtcatcaaaactaaaaaataaggaattgtcaatccttttcagattttagtttagttagttattagaacagctgaagacctgtcttttcacaaattttcagtttggtggggtttttcgtcttgttataaagcaaggttgaatttctaagcttttgcgtgacacgatgtTAAAATTGCGGTCGCGAATGCTATCACGTAAGTTGtaaaagtgacttatccgctgagattttgcaatctgaacagtccttgtatgagaataagtactcacatGGATGTTTATGAGtcctcagaagacgactactcgttttttttagcaaaagtagatgacatatgtttttgtcagcttccggccgccatatttgtgcccctgagaggcacacaaacatggcgtctccatacaaagccttataaatttaaataaaacatttcttggaatatctcccgcacgaaacatcgcacagacctgaacctttgtgagactgtttgaatattcatcttttttttatctctttcattcttgactttattttactaaatcgccagtacagaacctccagcagcggtatgttatAAATGGCCGAGATTTCTTAGTCTCTTTCTGCctcagctgttctttgtacgaaCATCATTCGCCGatgtatattttttctttttattgttagtttcttGATCTTCATGTTAGTTAATACCTAGTGGTTCAACACTCTTAATTTGGaaccttctgcgcgtattttcttaggatcgagagggtagtggaactgcgtagatttctctggtggacacagtagtatcattaacttagcctgcaatggcgtcgaaagtcatgtaacgcgaatggcgttttagtggatccttaaacaaaatatacccttatggagctcaataatggaaagtcagttggataaactaggcaggaatctcaaaagcgacgagtactggacttcgacaacaatctatcgcctgtCGAGacaaaatcaaagtgagctgtatataactgaagtacatggtaatttgacacgattgagtttcttgtcttcacgcacgcaatgaaataggaagaggttttcgcctctaagagcaaatatgttgtttgtttcaataaaattttggctggaaaaggattctgtggtattttctgcctttgtgaattataatatcatgttttgtattgaattttcgagcttaaggttgaaatgtgatatgggagaagttttttagtattgctctgtaagcaggaagggttcacaggcctgttggaagcgtgcttgagtttcaacaaaatgagccccaaaatcagtgaagaattgtgacgcaattgaataataaagtagctgctatttccaaaatgatggaattacctggttagaataaataacgtggtacgcgtcttggagagtaaattttgactttgcataaactttgcgattgtgatctttgttttgacttcgctcatttcattgtcaaactttataacacttgacagaaaaagaaacttacaaaaacccggaatcttgccatcatttgacacagatacttcactgtttggcgagtaaacatgccgcggtaacttcatcacggcgcccgctgaattccggcgatgtcactttcgattttgcgatttatttgtgcagccaaaacgtacaataacaaaattgaacgttgcaaaaatccctcaaaatgtttgtcgctgatcgtaactgtttatattctatattcacggttcaaaataaatgttgttttcatgtcgtaaatatgttattctctaGCGATCGTCCtgggaacttccttctgctctttctaaaaactgtgtatcaatatttatttacttttgcatcaatagttgtttttgcataaagcaagctaacaaaatctgtaccctgctgagttcgcatttgttagcgttataatagtattttcggtccgatgcttctgttttattaggggtatattattttggtctcccatccaaacactaaccccgccgaacaaggttaacttcagtgaacttcggtattacaaagctgtcagatgctgagagggcacgcttaaacttgtggttaaaagaagtttatcaacatgtcagcccagaagccaatgtttctcacttcccatttattttcttcaatctttctgggttcaagactttgctagtaaccacatgtcttctcagactatttacccaagacttctaccatggcactacaatgatagacaataccaaaacaatatcgtgcactgttagagctacatattacgcaaggacagatctgtttcgtcgtacgaacgtgtgaggacctgtgagccaaagggcctcgtctggtatgacttcttaataatcccccaacttgaaaaaaattgcctggaacggtgcacgtaccacaggtaacccagtgtaccctcacgaaGGGTCTAGttaccattgctcttcgtttcttttcagtcccagtcctcctaggtaagaattccccgaCGTTTCCCCTGTATGTCCCCAGACGGATAGGGCAcaggaacgaaaatcttgtaatttccctaccccctagaggcgtaattgtggcgtaatctcgcgtaattgccctagtaatttccccatatgtccccactatccccgggggtcgggaggtgggggaaacaaatgactagtgcataaacATGCCGGgataacttgatcactgcgcccgctgaattcgatgtgcgatttactcggtgtagccaaaagtacaattacaacaaaacatgcaactaaaatctcgcaaaatgtttttctctgatggtaactttttatattcgtggttcaaaattaatgttgttttcgtctcgtaaattttgttaccgatggcaaaatattttcttctcgatccaccgtcctgaaacttccttctgctcttcttaaaaactgtgtatccatatttatttacttttacatcaatattgttttgcataaagcaagcttacaaaatctgtatcttgcttggttcgcatttgatagcattaaaatagaattttcggtcctatgcttctgttactgagtggtatatttcttagatcgcccatccaaatactaaccccaccggatAGGGGCTAACTTCAggttaaaacttttgtttacaaaactgcCAGGCCAggtgctgtcagtgcacgcttacatttgtggtggaaagaagttacatgatcaacatgtcagcccagaagccaatgtttctcgattcccttttattttcttcaatctctctcgGTTCAGTACTttgacaataccaaaacaatatcgtgcactgttagagctggAAGACAACACAGCTCAGTTCACATTATAGAATAAATCGCTgagttacttcactaccacacgtaaaaAATgcaagtcaattttttttaaccctttcagccctgagagtgccaaatggcacttatagattttactctatctaacgccagacgattttagtcTCCTAACACCAGACGAGTTTACTCGTCAATATgcaacccctcagggcttaaagagttaagctaacagcatcaaaaaactatgtccctgtttaaccctttaagccctgagagtgccaaatggcacttatatattttactctgtctaacgcgagacgattttacttgtcaatggggaacccctcatgggttaaagggttaagctaacagcatcaaaaaactatgtccccgtttaaccctttaggccctgagagtgccaaatggcacttatagattttactctgtctaacgccagacgatttcactcgtcaatggggaacccctcagcgCTTAAAGGGTtgagctaacagcatcaaaaaactatgtccccgtttaaccctttaggccctgagagtgccaaatggcacttatagattttactctgtctaacgccagacgattttactcgtcaatggggaacccctcagggcttaaagggttaagctaacagcatcaaaaaactatgtccccgtttaaccctttaagccctgagagtgccaaatggcacttatagattttactctgtctaacgccagacgattttactcgtcaatggggaacccctcagggcttaaagggttaagctaacagcatcaaaaaactatgtccccgtttaaccctttaagccctgagagtgccaaatggcacttatagattttactctgtctaacgccagacgattttactcgtcaatggggaacccctcagggcttaaagggttaagctaacagcatcaaaaaactgtgtccccgtttaaccctttaagccctgagagtgccaaatggcacttatagattttactctgtctaacgccagacgattttactcgtcaatggggaaccctcagggcttaaagggttaagctaacagcatcaaaaaactatgtccccgtttaaccctttaagccctgagagtgccaaatggcacttacagattttactctgtctaacgccagacgattttactcgtcaatggggaacccctcagggcttaaagggttaagctaacagcatcaaaaaactatgtccccgtttaaccctttaagccctgagagtggcaaatggcacttatagattttactctgtctaacgccagacgattttactcgtcaatggggaacccctcagggcttaaagggttaagctaacagcatcaaaaaactgtgtccctgtttaaccctttaagccctgagagtgccaaatggcacttatagattttactctgtctaacgtcagactattttactctgtctaacgccagacgattttacttgtcaatggggaacccctcagggcttaaagggttaagctaacaggaTCAAAACATTATGTCCccttttaaccctttaagccctgagagtgccaaatggcacttatagattttactctgtctaacgccagacgattttactcgtcaatggggaacacctcagggcttaaagggttaagctaacagcatgaaaaaactatgtccttGTTTAACCTTTTAAGCCCtaagagtgccaaatggcacttatagattttactctgtctaacgccacacgaatttactctgtctaacgccagacgattttactcgtcaatggggaacccctcagggcttaaagggttaagataacagcatcaaaaaactatgtccccgtttaaccctttaagccctgagagtgccaaatggcacttatagattttactctgtctaaccccagacgattttactctgtctaacgccagacgattttacttgtcaatggggaacccctcagggcttaaagggttaagctaacagcatcaaaaaactatgtctccgtttaaccctttaagccctgagagtgccaaatggcacttatagattttactctgtctaacgccagacgattttactctgtctaacgccagacgattttactcgtcaatggggaacccctcagggcttaaagggttaagctaacagcatcaaaaaactatgtccccgtttaaccctttaagccctaagagtgccaaatggcacttatagattttactctgtctagcgCCAGAcgaatttactctgtctaaggtcagacgattttactcgtcaatggggaacccctcagggcttaaagggttaagctaacagcatcaaaaaactatgtccccgtctaaccctttaagccctgagagtgccaaatggcacttatagattttactctgtctaacaccagacgattttactcgtccatggggaacccctcagggcttaaagggttaagctaacagcatcaaaaaactacgtccccgtttaaccctttaggCCCTGAGAGTGcgaaatggcacttatagattttactctgtctaacgccagacgattttactcgtcaatgggaaaccccccagggcttaaagggttaagctaagaCCAtcgaaaaactatgtccccgtttaaccctttgagccctgagagtgccaaatggcacttatagattttactctgtctaacgcgagacgattttacttgtcaatggggaacccctcatgggttaaagggttaagctaacagcatcaaaaaactacgtccccgtttaaccctttaggccctgagagtgccaaatggcacttatagattttactctgtctaacgccagacgatttcactcgtcaatggggaacccctcagggcttaaagggttgaGCTAACAttatcaaaaaactatgtccccgtttaaccctttaggccctgagagtgccaaatggcacttatagattttactctgtctaacgccagacgattttactcgtccatggggaacccctcagggcttaaagggttaagctaacagcatcaaaaaactatgtccccgtttaatcctttaagccctgagagtgccaaatggcacttatagattttactctgtctaacgccagacgatttaactcgtcaatggggaacccctcagggcctaaagggttaagctaacagcatcaaaaaactatgtccccgtttaaccctttaagccctgagagtgccaaatggcacttatagattttactctgtctaacgccagacgattttactcgtcaatggggaacccctcagggcttaaagggttaagctaacagcatgaAAAAACTGTGTCCCCGtctaaccctttaagccctgagagtgccaaatggcacttatagattttagtgtgtctaacgccagacgattttactcgtcaatggggaaccctcaGGAGTTAAAaagttaagctaacagcatcaaaaaactatgtccccgtttaacccttcaAGCCCTGAGAGTggcaaatggcacttatagattttactctgtctaacgtcagactattttactctgtctaacgccagacgattttacttgtcaatggggaacccctcagggcttaaagggttaagctaacaggaTCAAAAAACtgtgtccctgtttaaccctttaagccctgagagggccaaatggcacttatagattttactctgtctaacgtcagactattttactctgtctaacgccagacgattttacttgtcaatggggaacccctcagggcttaaagggttaagctaacaggaTCAAATCATTATGTCCCCGtataaccctttaagccctgagagtgccaaatggcacttatagattttactctgtctaacgtcagactattttactctgtctaacgccagacgattttacttgtcaatggggaacccctcagggcttaaagggttaagctaacaggaTCAAATCATTATGTCCCCGtataaccctttaagccctgagagggccaaatggcacttatagattttactctgtctaacctcagactattttactctgtctaacgccagacgattttacttgtcaatggggaacccctcagggcttaaagtgTTAAGCTAACAGGATCAAATCATTATGTCCCCGtataaccctttaagccctaagagtgccaaatggcacttatagattttactctgtctaacgccagacgaatttactttgtctaacgccagacgattttactcgtcaatggggaacccctcagggcttaaagggttaagctaacagcatcaaaaaactatgtccccgtttaacccctTAAGCcccgagagtgccaaatggcacttatagattttactctgtctaacgccagactaatttactctgtctaacgccagacaattttacttgtcaatggggaacccctcagggcttaaagggttaagcttacagcatcaaaaaactatgtctccgtttaaccctttaagccctgagagtgccgaa
This window of the Montipora capricornis isolate CH-2021 unplaced genomic scaffold, ASM3666992v2 scaffold_464, whole genome shotgun sequence genome carries:
- the LOC138036183 gene encoding uncharacterized protein; amino-acid sequence: SGLHFGRCEGKKAKSSTVIHNALIRRNVSSRSKVLPRSVPFVAALCFCFYLVSLSHGIAVPKGCTEVASYAKKYGVPQNLTIDLKLVSNIISCLKDLYRLYKTTDWKSIQSLIPSEVKDVIRNVPNLWKSGYDIAKENQGMCLVSLYLMYQAVDLYDQALSLQMDHKMYRKEFQWLQEELQLVLDGIHNGILPMSGYLITESMSKLNGFYAQLKQLLRRIHIDIKKAHSNKVGSALIGFSSIPAFVTSLMFGNVPGAVLSGIAGTTSLLSCLALENSVRKLESLQNEVEIACIEIQEYQSILRSNLTSAMILSSFQFLILVFVTILFYWSQSINNQQGAVEAQGRDE